Proteins found in one Rhodovulum sp. MB263 genomic segment:
- the accB gene encoding acetyl-CoA carboxylase biotin carboxyl carrier protein, translating into MTKTSHEADVAFIQALAELLREHDLTELQVKREYGEDDSLDVRVSRSQPAPVVAQAPTMQMPAYAPAPAAAAPGTTVEVSAEDPAQHPGAVTSPMVGTAYLQPEPGSDAFVKVGDSVTEGQTLLIVEAMKTMNHIPAPRAGTVKRILVEDASPVEYGTPLMIIE; encoded by the coding sequence ATGACCAAGACTTCCCACGAGGCGGATGTCGCCTTCATCCAGGCGCTGGCCGAGCTTCTGCGCGAACACGACCTGACCGAATTGCAGGTCAAGCGCGAATACGGCGAGGACGACTCGCTGGACGTGCGGGTATCGCGCTCGCAGCCGGCCCCCGTCGTCGCACAGGCGCCGACGATGCAGATGCCCGCCTATGCCCCGGCCCCCGCCGCGGCAGCGCCCGGCACCACCGTCGAAGTCAGCGCAGAGGATCCCGCCCAGCACCCTGGCGCCGTGACCTCGCCGATGGTCGGCACCGCCTATCTGCAGCCAGAGCCCGGCTCGGACGCCTTCGTCAAGGTCGGCGACAGCGTGACCGAGGGCCAGACGCTTCTGATCGTCGAGGCCATGAAGACGATGAACCACATCCCCGCCCCGCGCGCCGGGACCGTCAAGCGCATCCTCGTCGAGGATGCCTCGCCGGTCGAATACGGCACGCCTCTGATGATCATCGAATAA
- a CDS encoding NAD(P)-dependent oxidoreductase, which yields MANSPLSPGVVPGRLQPEDYTRNFADKAPPLSDHEAAVAADRCYFCHDAPCVEACPTAIDIPLFIREIATGAPAAAARTIFQQNILGGMCARVCPTEQLCEEACVRMVAEASPVEIGRLQRFATDRLMAREGHPFPRAAPTGRRIAVVGAGPAGLACAHRLAMKGHEVQLFDARPKAGGLSEYGIAAYKTVDDYAQAEVAWLLRIGGIAVTNGKALGRDITLDELRAGHDAVFLAIGLGGVNALRAEGEEKAQVVDAVDFIARLRQTGDLSSIPVGRHVVVIGGGMTAVDAAVQSKLLGADTVTMVYRRGRAAMGASEEEQHLASSKGVRIVTGAAPLRLLGEGAVEAVEFAYTRETGTGLELTDETFRLRADQVFKAIGQKLEGAPEGIALAGRKIAVTGPGRTSLAGVWAGGDCASGGDDLTVTAVAEGRDAAEDIHAKLMAEG from the coding sequence ATGGCCAATTCGCCACTCAGCCCGGGCGTGGTTCCCGGGCGTCTGCAGCCAGAAGACTATACCCGGAACTTTGCCGACAAGGCGCCGCCGCTGAGTGACCACGAGGCCGCGGTGGCGGCGGATCGCTGTTATTTCTGTCATGATGCGCCCTGTGTCGAGGCCTGTCCGACGGCCATCGACATTCCGCTTTTCATCCGCGAGATCGCGACCGGTGCGCCCGCCGCAGCGGCACGGACGATCTTTCAGCAGAACATCCTGGGCGGCATGTGTGCCCGGGTCTGTCCGACCGAACAGCTTTGCGAAGAGGCCTGCGTGCGGATGGTGGCCGAGGCCAGCCCGGTCGAGATCGGCCGGCTGCAGCGCTTTGCCACCGACAGGCTGATGGCGCGCGAGGGCCACCCCTTTCCTCGCGCGGCGCCGACCGGGCGGCGCATCGCGGTGGTGGGGGCCGGGCCCGCGGGGCTGGCCTGCGCCCACCGGCTGGCGATGAAGGGGCATGAGGTGCAGCTATTCGACGCACGGCCCAAGGCGGGCGGGCTCAGTGAATATGGCATCGCTGCCTACAAGACTGTCGACGATTATGCCCAGGCCGAGGTGGCCTGGCTGCTGCGGATCGGCGGCATCGCGGTGACCAATGGCAAGGCGCTGGGGCGTGACATCACGCTGGACGAGCTGCGCGCCGGGCATGACGCGGTGTTCCTTGCCATCGGGCTTGGCGGTGTCAACGCGCTGCGCGCCGAGGGCGAGGAGAAGGCGCAGGTGGTGGATGCGGTCGATTTCATCGCCCGTCTGCGCCAGACGGGGGATCTGTCCTCCATTCCGGTCGGGCGCCATGTGGTGGTGATTGGCGGCGGCATGACGGCGGTCGACGCGGCGGTGCAGTCGAAGCTTCTGGGGGCCGATACCGTCACCATGGTCTACCGCCGCGGCCGTGCCGCGATGGGCGCCTCGGAGGAAGAGCAGCATCTGGCCAGTTCCAAGGGCGTGCGGATCGTGACCGGCGCGGCACCCCTGCGCCTGCTGGGCGAGGGCGCGGTCGAGGCGGTGGAATTCGCCTATACCCGCGAGACCGGAACCGGGCTGGAGCTGACCGACGAGACCTTCCGGCTTCGGGCCGATCAGGTCTTCAAGGCCATCGGGCAGAAGCTCGAGGGCGCGCCCGAGGGGATCGCCCTTGCCGGCCGCAAGATCGCGGTGACCGGGCCGGGGCGGACTTCGCTTGCCGGGGTCTGGGCCGGGGGCGACTGCGCTTCGGGCGGCGACGATCTGACGGTGACGGCGGTGGCCGAGGGGCGCGATGCCGCCGAGGACATTCACGCAAAGCTGATGGCGGAGGGCTGA
- the accC gene encoding acetyl-CoA carboxylase biotin carboxylase subunit, which yields MFDKILIANRGEIALRVIRACREMGIHSVAVHSTADADAMHVRMADESVCIGPPSGTESYLSIPSIISACEITGAQAIHPGYGFLSENARFVQIVEDHGLTFIGPSAEHIRMMGDKITAKETMKALGVPCVPGSDGGVPDLETAKTVAAEIGYPVIIKATAGGGGRGMKLAKTAADLEQAFQTARAEAKSAFGNDEVYIEKYLGRPRHIEIQVFGDGKGNAVHLGERDCSLQRRHQKVLEEAPGPVIDPETRARIGKVCADAVARIGYSGAGTIEFLYEDGEFYFIEMNTRLQVEHPVTEAIFGVDLVREQIRVAEGLPLSFTQDELQLNGHAIEVRINAERLPNFAPCPGKISAYHAPGGLGVRMDSALYDGYSIPPYYDSLIGKLIVRGRDRNEALARLDRALGELIVDGVETTAPLFRALLMEPDIQSGNYNIHWLERWLESGPEL from the coding sequence ATGTTCGACAAGATCCTCATCGCCAATCGCGGAGAGATCGCGCTTCGCGTGATCCGCGCCTGCCGCGAAATGGGCATCCATTCCGTCGCGGTCCATTCCACCGCCGATGCCGATGCCATGCATGTCCGGATGGCCGATGAAAGCGTCTGCATCGGCCCGCCTTCGGGCACCGAAAGCTATCTGTCGATCCCCTCGATCATCTCGGCCTGCGAGATCACCGGGGCCCAGGCGATCCATCCGGGCTACGGCTTCCTGTCCGAGAATGCCCGCTTCGTGCAGATCGTCGAGGATCACGGCCTGACCTTCATCGGTCCCTCGGCCGAGCATATCCGGATGATGGGCGACAAGATCACCGCCAAGGAGACCATGAAGGCGCTGGGGGTTCCCTGCGTGCCCGGTTCCGACGGCGGCGTGCCCGATCTCGAGACCGCGAAGACGGTTGCGGCCGAAATCGGCTATCCTGTCATCATCAAGGCCACCGCCGGCGGCGGCGGGCGCGGGATGAAGCTTGCCAAGACCGCCGCGGACCTGGAACAGGCCTTCCAGACCGCGCGGGCCGAGGCCAAATCGGCCTTCGGCAATGACGAGGTCTATATCGAGAAATATCTCGGCCGGCCCCGCCATATCGAGATCCAGGTCTTCGGCGACGGCAAGGGCAATGCCGTCCATCTGGGCGAACGCGACTGCTCGCTGCAGCGCCGTCACCAGAAGGTTCTCGAAGAAGCCCCAGGCCCCGTCATCGACCCCGAGACCCGCGCCCGCATCGGCAAGGTCTGCGCCGACGCGGTGGCCCGGATCGGCTATTCCGGCGCCGGAACAATCGAATTCCTCTATGAGGATGGCGAGTTCTACTTCATCGAGATGAACACCCGTCTTCAGGTCGAGCATCCGGTGACCGAGGCCATCTTCGGCGTCGATCTCGTGCGCGAACAGATCCGGGTGGCCGAGGGCCTGCCGCTCTCGTTCACGCAGGACGAGCTTCAGCTGAACGGTCATGCCATCGAGGTCCGGATCAATGCCGAGCGGCTGCCGAATTTCGCGCCCTGCCCCGGCAAGATCAGCGCCTATCACGCCCCGGGCGGCCTTGGTGTCCGGATGGATTCGGCCCTTTACGACGGCTATTCCATCCCGCCCTATTACGACAGCCTGATCGGCAAGCTGATCGTGCGTGGCCGCGACCGGAACGAGGCTCTGGCGCGGCTGGACCGCGCGCTGGGCGAGCTGATCGTCGACGGGGTCGAGACCACCGCGCCGCTGTTCCGGGCGCTCCTGATGGAACCGGACATCCAGAGCGGCAATTACAATATCCATTGGCTGGAACGCTGGCTGGAGTCCGGGCCCGAGCTCTGA